TATCACAGTTTTGAATTTTCCTTCTACATCGTTAAAGTTCTTTGCATCAAATTCCGCATTCCCGTTTTCCTGGATTACCATATCGAAAATGGGACAGGTACCGAAACAGGCGCCTGCGCTGAACTGCACTTTCTGAATATTGTTCTTTTCTTCCGGTTTCTTTAACGCACAACTTCCCAATAAAAGCAAGAGAGCGATCAGATTGAATAGTTTCATGCTATCTTTTTTTATAAGATGCAATCACTGATCCGATTACATAAACCTTAAGAGAATGGGAAACCCGCGAAATGCCTGGCATTTGCCCGGATGAATTTGGCGATGGGTGTAGCTACAGCAGGCCAGCCGTAATTCTTTTCCACCAGCGCATAATAATCATTCAATATTTTCTCGTTTTCTTTATCCGTTTTTTGTTCTTCTTCGGCAGCTCTTAATTTTCTGTATGGTTCTTCTGCAGATTCAACTATGTTAGCCAGCTCATCCATACCGGCCATTCTCAGACTTTCCGGAAGGATATCCAGGTCCTCCTTGTGCACATCAAACAAATTATTCCAACTACCATGTAAGATATTGTACGTGGTTTCCGAAGCAGCCCAGGCAGCGCGGAGATAAGGATTCCATTTTCTCACATCGCGTTCAATCTGCCTTTCATCTGTTGAATACCTGACATCCGTGAACTCCTCGTACATTTCCCTCACCAGCTCTTCATCGGAAAGCCTGTTGATCTTCTCTTCTGTCCATTTATCGTTTATCACTTCCTGCATGGCTGCTTCAAAATCTTTCATGAATTCTGCTGCTTCTTCTTCCGTATAATCTTCAAAATTCTTATTGAGGTAGGTCTTGTTCTTTTTATTGTTTTCTTCCATACTGTCCAAGTTAATGTATCATTACCAATCCTCTTAACAAATAGATAATTTATTTCCGTTCATATTATTCCCAACTTGCAGCCCGAAACGACGATACACCCATTCCATCATCTATCAGGTAGCAATGAATGATCTCAGGACAATAGATGCAGGCTCGTTCCGTTCAGTGTACGATCAATTCCACGCCAGGATTTTCCGTTATTTCCTGAAACGCGCCGCTGTACATGAAACGGCCACGGAACTTACACAACAACTCTTTATCAGGCTGTGGCAGCATCGCAATACCCTCTCAGAACAGCATCCGCTGGAGGTACAACTCTTCACCATGGCCAATAGCGTGTGGATAGATCACCTGAGAAAACTGGCCACCAATAAGAAATACTTCAGCTCAGTGGAAGAGTTCGATTTACCGGATACAACTGTATCTACTTCACTTCAGATAGAAGCCAGTAATTATTTCCGGCTGGCTATGGACAAGCTCCCTCCCATCCGGAAAAAAGTTTTCGTTCTGAAAATGATGCATGGTTTCTCCAACCAGGAGATTGCCGGCAAACTCTCCGTGTCTGTCAAAACTGTGGAAGATCATCTCTGGAAAGCGATGCGCTTTATCCGCGCCATGATCACCACTATCTGGAGCATCATTGTGCTGCTGATATTATCTTAATGTTACCGGCAGGGATTCTTTTTCCTTCACACGTATTTAGTTTCAACCTTGTTACATGCCAATCGACAAAACCATTATTGAAAAATTCCTGAACAACCGTTGTGATGCTGAAGAAGCAAAACAAGTGCACCAGTATCTGACGGAGCACCCTGAAATTTTGAATGATTGGTTTTACCCAGACTGGATGCAGGCTACCAAAGAAGGACCGTTGAACAATTACTTTGCAGAGGACATGTACCGGAATATCGAAAACAATATTCCTAAAAAACCGGTAGTGATTAAATTGATGCCCTGGGCTGCTTCCGCAGCTGCAGTGATCATTGCAGCATTATCTATTTGGCTTTATCTGCCTGAAAAGAAAAACACAAACATTTCCAGTCAGGTGGCGAAAGTGGAAAAAACAACATACAGGAATACACCACAGGAACCCTGGCAACAACACCAGAACAATTCAGGCAATAAGCAAAAATTACAATTACCGGACGGCTCTACCGTATTGCTGGCCCCGTCGGCTTCACTGAAATTCAAACCAGCATTCGATTCCACAAAAAGGAATCTGTTCCTGGAAGGTGAAGCACTCTTCGAAGTTGCAAAAGACAAATCACGGCCCTTCACAGTATACACTGGTAACCTGTCTACCACCGCACTGGGCACTTCTTTCAGGATCACCACCAAAGCAGCAACTGTACGCGTGCAATTGCTCACAGGAAAAGTAGTAGTGCGAGCCACAAAAAAATCACTACCGGGATGGAAGAACGATGTTTATCTCCTCCCCGGCCAGCAAATAAATTACGATGCAGGATCCAGCCTGGTGAATGTTTCCGGAAAAGAGGAAACCAGGAAAACAGAAACAAGGATAATCACGCCGATACCTGAATCCACTGAAAAAATGGTATTCGATAATACACCATTGGAGGAATTACTTACCAGACTGTCGAAAACTCATCATACATCTATAACGTACAAAGCCGGAGACCTCAGCGGCCTTGGCTTTACCGGAACCATATTCTATAAAGATTCCTTACCTGTGATCTTACAGGCGATTGCCCAAATGAACGATCTGTTACTAACAACCGTTCCAGGCGGCTACTCCATAGAGAAAGCCCCCAACCAATAAGCATTATCCATTTCGCTTTTTACATAAAGCATCCGCAGTTGCGGCATGCAACAGGCACCCTATTGCTTAACCGTTCAATTAAAATATGTAGTTATGAAAGTTCAGGCTCTACACTTCAAAAAACAACTTCAGTGGCTGGCATCGTGCTGCCTGCTCCTGCTGATGACGCTACAGGGCTTCGGCCAGCAAAGCGTGGAAGTTACCGGCACAGTGATGTCAGACAAAGGCGATCTCCTGGCTGGCGTTACAGTGGAAGCCCGTCGCGTTGCGGGTAATGAAAAAGAAAAGTATACAGCGCAGACCAACGACAAAGGCATCTTCGTTTTCAAATCCCTTATTCCCGGCAATAAATATGATTTCAGTTTTTCATTTGTAGGATACGAAGCCAACGCCTACAAAGCTTACACAGTAAAGAGATCAGGCGAAAAGAATTCACTGCTTATCAGGCTCACACAAAAGAGCAACCAATTGGATGAAGTAGTGGTAACAGGTCAGGGTGCCGATATCAGCAAAAGAAGACTGAGCTCCAATGTAACCACTATCAAATCATCGGAGCTGGAAAATATCCCTTCCGGCAGGTTCGATCAATTGCTGCAATCAAAACTGCCTAATGCGCAGATCAGGCTCACAGGCGGTCAATCAGGCGCCACCAGCATCATCCGCGCCAGGGGCGTGTCTTCCGCAATGGTGAACTCAACTCCCATCATCTATGTGGATGGTGTGCGCATGGATAACCTCAACACTGCAGCCACTGTTGGCGGCGGCAGCACACAGGGAGCAGCCATCAGCTCCATTGCAGATATTCCCATGGACAATATTGAAAGAGTGGAATACATCAACGGCGGCGCCGCCACTACTTTGTACGGTTCCGATGCAGCCAACGGCGTTATCCAGATCTTCACCAAAAAAGGAAGCAGAACAGGCACCAGCATCACTGCAGAAGCACAGATCGGAGTGGAAAAATCAACAAATGATTTTCTTTTTTTCGATCGCACCAAAGACCTGCTCTTCGAAACCGGCCTGTACCAGAAATATCATATGGCCATCAACGGTGGCAGCGATAAGTTCGGCTACAGTTTTTCCGGGAACTTTCTCAACAGCAGCGGCGTGATGCTGCACAACCAGAACCGCAATCGCAAGATCGATTTCAGCAGCGGTTTCAGGGCACCGTTAGGAAAGAAAGTGATGTATGAAAGCTCGTTCATGTTCGTGAACAATCAATACAAAAGGAACCGCAACGGGAACCAGGGTGGATATACCGGCCTCTGGTTCGCTGAAAGTGGCGCCAGCGCTATCACTGGCCCAAAGTTCAATAACAAGCTGGACCAGCTCACAGATTCTGCCTTCCAGGTGATGAAGGATTATGTTGACCAGGCAGAAAGACTGCAGGACGATCAGATCCGCGTGAACCGGTTCACCACTTCACAATCTTTCAAATACACACCTTTCAAGAACCTGGTGGTGAAAGCCGCGGGCGGTATCGATTATCGTGTGCTGAGAGACCAGGCGGTATCCACCAACGCCTATATTGCACACACTACCGGCAAACCCTCTGTTGACCAGGGTTCCATCACCAACAGCGAACGCAAATACATGGGCATCACGCTGGAGGCAAATGCGCAGTATACTGTGAACCTCGGTGATCTCTCACTGGTGACCACTGCAGGCGGACAATTCTTCCGCACGGATGATCAGCAGGTAAGCTACTCCGGTACCAATCTCCGCGACGGCATGCGCTTCATCTCCACGGCCGCTATCAGGAATGCCACCGATTTCTATGGCGAGCTCGTCAACTATGGCATCTATATCCAGGAAAATATCGGTTACAAGAATAAACTCTTCCTGGATCTCGGAATCCGTGGTGATGGTAATCCGGCATTCGGCGATAATATCGGCATTCAATATTATCCCAAAGCAGGGATCAGTTATTTGCTGAGTGAAGAAAAATGGTTTGAACCATTACAGCATATTCTTTCTTCAGCAAGACTGAGAGCTAGTTTCGGTATTGCCGGAAATCTTCCTCAGCCCTGGTCCAATCAAAGGACGATCAATTCCGGCGGCTTTCTCGGTGAACAGGTTGCTTACTTCGGCAAACCCGGCAATCCTGATCTGAAACCAGAAAAAACACAAACAAGCGAAGTGGGCATCGATCTCGCATTCCTTAATGATCGTATCCGTTTCTCTGCAGGTTTCTATCGCTCTATCACCAACGATGCTCTGTTCATCGTTCCCCCTGCTCCCTCTACCGGTCAGTTCGATCCACAATATTACAATGTGGGCAAGATCCTTAACCGTGGCTGGGAATTCAATACAGTGGTGGTTCCTGTGAAAACAAAAGATTTCACGGCCAGCGTGAATTTCTCCGTGAACACATTGTACAACCGTGTGCTCAGTTCCGGCGGAAGGGCTCCTTTCAATATCAACGGATTCAGTGCACGCACTATTCAAACCGTGGTGCAGGAAGGATTTCCTGTAGGCTATATCCGCGGCAACTATGGTGTGTTCGGCAAGGACGGCACACTGGAATCTTTCACACCACAGGAATACCTGGGCACTACTATTCCTGATCTCTTCGGTAGCATGGGGATCAATATACAATACAAACAATTCACTCTCTTCGCCAATGCGGACTACCAGTCAGGGGCAGTCGCAAATAACTGGGATGCGCAATTCCGTTACAATTATGGAGCAGACAATGGCAAGATCGCACAGGCAGAAGTGGACAAGAACGGCCGTTTGAACTGGCTCAATTTCACCAATATGTTCATTGAAAAAACAGACTTCATCAAGGTAAGGACCATTGGTCTGTTGTACAATATCAAATCGGCTTCAAAGAATAGTGTGATCAAAGGACTGACCATCGGCCTGTCTGCCGTGAACCCGCTCAATTTCGCTTCCTCTTCTTTCGATCCGGAAGCAACCATCAGCGGATCTGCACAGGGTCAGGGCGGGGCCACAACAGGCGGTATTTCTTATGCCACCTATTCAGCACCCCGTCAATTCATCGGAACTGTACGCTTCAATTTCTAAGCTGATCCATTCAACACAAATCAAATTATTATGAAACGATATTTCCTGTTTTTCGGAATGGCGGCCTCAATGGCCCTGCCGTCCTGTGTGAAGAACCCCTATCTTACCGAAGACAAATTCCTGAACGAGCCCAATGCCGCCAAAACCTGGGCAAGCGGCATCAAGCGCCAGCTGGCCACTACCACCAATGCAGTAGTAGTGAATGCAGAGCTCATCTCTGATAATTATTTCAACAACTATACTCAGAACAGTAAAGTGTTCGATATTCCACAAATCGATTATTTCGATGTGGACGTGAACACTTCGCAGGTGGAAGTGCAACGCCTTCGTGAAATGGCGGTGTATGGCCTGGGCAAGGTGGTTCCCGTTGATCCCGCTGCCACAGCACAGGATAAGGCCATCATGTATTTTGCACTGGCTTATTCATATCTGTTAAGTGGTGAAATGTTCGTGGCATTGCCCATCAGCGCGCATGGCGAAGTGCTGAGCTCAGAACAACTCCTGCAAAAAGCACTCACCCTCTGGGATGATGCCATTGCCAATGAGCCGGACGCCACTAAAAAGATCGCTTATACCTTACTGAAAGCACGCACTTATTACCGTCTGGGAGATGCCACCAATGCCAGCAACCTGGCAACGCAGGTACTGGCGCAAAAGAATGTACTCTTACAGGTACAGTATGACGGGCAGAACAACGGTGTTACCAATGAAATGCAAACAGGTACATTCGTGGCGCAGCCCAACCGCTTT
This portion of the Pseudobacter ginsenosidimutans genome encodes:
- a CDS encoding RNA polymerase sigma factor, producing the protein MNDLRTIDAGSFRSVYDQFHARIFRYFLKRAAVHETATELTQQLFIRLWQHRNTLSEQHPLEVQLFTMANSVWIDHLRKLATNKKYFSSVEEFDLPDTTVSTSLQIEASNYFRLAMDKLPPIRKKVFVLKMMHGFSNQEIAGKLSVSVKTVEDHLWKAMRFIRAMITTIWSIIVLLILS
- a CDS encoding FecR family protein, coding for MPIDKTIIEKFLNNRCDAEEAKQVHQYLTEHPEILNDWFYPDWMQATKEGPLNNYFAEDMYRNIENNIPKKPVVIKLMPWAASAAAVIIAALSIWLYLPEKKNTNISSQVAKVEKTTYRNTPQEPWQQHQNNSGNKQKLQLPDGSTVLLAPSASLKFKPAFDSTKRNLFLEGEALFEVAKDKSRPFTVYTGNLSTTALGTSFRITTKAATVRVQLLTGKVVVRATKKSLPGWKNDVYLLPGQQINYDAGSSLVNVSGKEETRKTETRIITPIPESTEKMVFDNTPLEELLTRLSKTHHTSITYKAGDLSGLGFTGTIFYKDSLPVILQAIAQMNDLLLTTVPGGYSIEKAPNQ
- a CDS encoding TonB-dependent receptor domain-containing protein; this encodes MKVQALHFKKQLQWLASCCLLLLMTLQGFGQQSVEVTGTVMSDKGDLLAGVTVEARRVAGNEKEKYTAQTNDKGIFVFKSLIPGNKYDFSFSFVGYEANAYKAYTVKRSGEKNSLLIRLTQKSNQLDEVVVTGQGADISKRRLSSNVTTIKSSELENIPSGRFDQLLQSKLPNAQIRLTGGQSGATSIIRARGVSSAMVNSTPIIYVDGVRMDNLNTAATVGGGSTQGAAISSIADIPMDNIERVEYINGGAATTLYGSDAANGVIQIFTKKGSRTGTSITAEAQIGVEKSTNDFLFFDRTKDLLFETGLYQKYHMAINGGSDKFGYSFSGNFLNSSGVMLHNQNRNRKIDFSSGFRAPLGKKVMYESSFMFVNNQYKRNRNGNQGGYTGLWFAESGASAITGPKFNNKLDQLTDSAFQVMKDYVDQAERLQDDQIRVNRFTTSQSFKYTPFKNLVVKAAGGIDYRVLRDQAVSTNAYIAHTTGKPSVDQGSITNSERKYMGITLEANAQYTVNLGDLSLVTTAGGQFFRTDDQQVSYSGTNLRDGMRFISTAAIRNATDFYGELVNYGIYIQENIGYKNKLFLDLGIRGDGNPAFGDNIGIQYYPKAGISYLLSEEKWFEPLQHILSSARLRASFGIAGNLPQPWSNQRTINSGGFLGEQVAYFGKPGNPDLKPEKTQTSEVGIDLAFLNDRIRFSAGFYRSITNDALFIVPPAPSTGQFDPQYYNVGKILNRGWEFNTVVVPVKTKDFTASVNFSVNTLYNRVLSSGGRAPFNINGFSARTIQTVVQEGFPVGYIRGNYGVFGKDGTLESFTPQEYLGTTIPDLFGSMGINIQYKQFTLFANADYQSGAVANNWDAQFRYNYGADNGKIAQAEVDKNGRLNWLNFTNMFIEKTDFIKVRTIGLLYNIKSASKNSVIKGLTIGLSAVNPLNFASSSFDPEATISGSAQGQGGATTGGISYATYSAPRQFIGTVRFNF
- a CDS encoding tetratricopeptide repeat protein, producing MKRYFLFFGMAASMALPSCVKNPYLTEDKFLNEPNAAKTWASGIKRQLATTTNAVVVNAELISDNYFNNYTQNSKVFDIPQIDYFDVDVNTSQVEVQRLREMAVYGLGKVVPVDPAATAQDKAIMYFALAYSYLLSGEMFVALPISAHGEVLSSEQLLQKALTLWDDAIANEPDATKKIAYTLLKARTYYRLGDATNASNLATQVLAQKNVLLQVQYDGQNNGVTNEMQTGTFVAQPNRFAPLPRLDFLDPKYFNTGVAAAEQKPIAIAKGEEAYLIIAESQIAANDFPAARQTMKNMISEVVSLRTITAVDDSKETRNGGNRKDYPLTAVKVKFDENDSPRDGYVLNRTTGKVNAYTVSGTKVTDADLDAAATQDDMMYILYRLRQEIFMSEGRRMADLGIKFPVSQTEQLNNPHVKDEHIKKQLPSFIPLNRGMDDFTVEAGTGTVTMRYDMNKVLVQNKSAKEIFPFLN